Proteins encoded within one genomic window of Sphingomonas cannabina:
- a CDS encoding long-chain fatty acid--CoA ligase has protein sequence MLGQMQDYELRVMRLLDHAAREHGSREIVTRWADGSETRTDWSGVAHDARRLAQALERLGMKPGDRIATMAMNHAHHLIAWYGVIGMGGVIHTINPRLFDDQLAYIATHAGDRVLLYDRAFQPIVDRMKPQWTTIEHYVVMDGDGPEGFRALLDAEDGEYAWHEGDEREACLMCYTSGTTGHPKGVIYSHRSTVIHAITELQPAEFDLSTQAVALPVVPMFHAVGWGLPFALAAVGGKFVFSAVNEAKVLCELMNREKVTHSAGVPTVWFAMFQHIDETGEVPRYLKIVTIGGSAAPRAMVERIMRMGIRVNHAWGMTETSPIGTMGAPSWDWDDLSFDQQVDQVSKQGKVPFGVEMRVVDDDGNILPRDGVSSGRLQVRGPWIIQRYYGADEDALTADGWFDTGDVAVIHPDNVMQITDRAKDVIKSGGEWISSVELENAAVGCAGVAEAAAIGVFHPKWDERPILLVVRKPGSAVTAEEIQAHLAECVAKWWLPDEIHFVEALPHTATGKLLKTAIRAQYKDFKLAAA, from the coding sequence ATGCTGGGACAGATGCAGGACTACGAGCTGCGCGTGATGCGCCTGCTCGACCATGCCGCGCGCGAGCATGGGAGCCGCGAGATCGTCACGCGCTGGGCCGACGGCAGCGAGACGCGCACCGACTGGTCCGGCGTGGCGCACGACGCGCGGCGGCTGGCGCAGGCGCTCGAGCGGCTGGGGATGAAGCCTGGCGACCGCATCGCGACGATGGCGATGAACCACGCGCACCACCTGATCGCCTGGTACGGCGTGATCGGCATGGGCGGAGTGATTCACACGATCAATCCGCGGCTGTTCGACGACCAGCTCGCCTATATCGCCACTCATGCCGGTGATCGGGTGCTGCTCTACGATCGCGCCTTCCAGCCGATCGTCGACCGGATGAAGCCGCAGTGGACGACGATCGAGCATTATGTGGTGATGGACGGCGACGGGCCGGAGGGCTTCCGTGCACTGCTCGATGCCGAGGACGGCGAGTATGCCTGGCACGAGGGGGACGAGCGCGAGGCGTGCCTGATGTGCTACACGAGCGGGACCACCGGCCATCCCAAGGGCGTGATCTACTCGCACCGCTCGACCGTGATCCATGCGATCACCGAGTTGCAGCCGGCCGAGTTCGACCTGTCGACCCAGGCGGTGGCGCTGCCGGTGGTGCCGATGTTCCATGCGGTCGGCTGGGGCCTGCCGTTCGCGCTGGCGGCGGTCGGCGGCAAGTTCGTCTTCTCCGCGGTCAACGAGGCCAAGGTGCTGTGCGAGCTGATGAACCGCGAGAAGGTGACGCATTCCGCCGGCGTGCCGACGGTGTGGTTCGCGATGTTCCAGCACATCGACGAGACCGGGGAGGTGCCCAGATACCTCAAGATCGTCACCATCGGCGGATCGGCGGCGCCGCGGGCGATGGTCGAGCGGATCATGCGGATGGGCATCCGCGTCAATCACGCCTGGGGCATGACCGAGACCTCGCCGATCGGGACGATGGGGGCGCCGTCGTGGGATTGGGACGACCTCAGCTTCGACCAGCAGGTCGATCAGGTCAGCAAGCAGGGCAAGGTACCGTTCGGCGTCGAGATGCGCGTGGTCGACGATGACGGCAACATCCTGCCGCGCGACGGGGTGAGCTCCGGCCGGCTGCAGGTGCGGGGGCCGTGGATCATCCAGCGCTATTATGGCGCGGACGAGGACGCGCTGACCGCGGACGGCTGGTTCGACACCGGCGACGTCGCGGTGATCCATCCCGACAACGTCATGCAGATCACCGACCGCGCCAAGGACGTGATCAAGTCGGGCGGCGAGTGGATCAGTTCGGTCGAGCTCGAGAATGCCGCGGTCGGCTGCGCCGGCGTGGCCGAGGCGGCGGCGATCGGCGTGTTCCACCCCAAGTGGGACGAGCGCCCGATCCTGCTGGTGGTGCGCAAGCCCGGCAGCGCGGTGACGGCGGAGGAGATCCAGGCGCACCTTGCCGAATGCGTCGCGAAATGGTGGCTTCCCGACGAGATCCATTTCGTGGAGGCGCTGCCTCACACTGCGACCGGCAAGCTGCTTAAGACGGCGATCCGGGCGCAGTACAAGGATTTCAAGCTGGCGGCGGCGTAA
- a CDS encoding endonuclease/exonuclease/phosphatase family protein — protein MRISTIFMKFVMFAALLASQTAMARPAPDTLRVMSFNVRYGTADDGPDDWAHRRDILVETVRNEHPDVIGTQELLKDQADYIVAQLPGYTWFGIDRRGGHGDEHMGVFYRRDRLKLVEQGNFWLSDTPSVPGSISWGHPLPRMVTWGVFETPNGKRFRLLNTHFPYRAEDDLAREKAATLIADYLRQPDHAGPVIVTGDFNTDISSKAHAILTKAVADAWQTTAHTGPVGTFHGFKGVPGADRIDWILSRGFTVKRVATLTANRDGRYPSDHFPVVADISFEP, from the coding sequence ATGCGCATAAGCACGATCTTCATGAAATTCGTGATGTTCGCGGCCCTGCTGGCGTCGCAGACGGCTATGGCGAGGCCCGCGCCGGACACGCTCCGCGTGATGAGCTTCAACGTCCGCTACGGCACCGCCGACGACGGTCCGGACGATTGGGCCCATCGGCGCGACATCCTCGTCGAGACGGTCCGGAACGAGCATCCCGACGTGATCGGGACGCAGGAACTGCTCAAGGACCAGGCCGACTATATCGTCGCGCAGCTGCCGGGCTACACCTGGTTCGGCATCGACCGCCGCGGCGGCCATGGCGACGAGCATATGGGCGTCTTCTACCGCCGCGATCGGCTCAAGCTCGTCGAGCAGGGGAATTTCTGGCTGTCGGACACGCCGTCGGTGCCGGGCAGCATCAGCTGGGGCCACCCGCTGCCGCGCATGGTGACCTGGGGCGTGTTCGAGACCCCGAACGGCAAGCGCTTCCGCCTGCTCAACACCCATTTCCCTTATCGTGCCGAGGACGATCTCGCCCGCGAGAAGGCGGCGACGCTGATCGCCGATTATCTGCGGCAGCCGGACCACGCCGGGCCGGTGATCGTGACCGGCGACTTCAACACCGACATCAGCAGCAAGGCGCATGCGATCCTGACCAAGGCCGTGGCCGACGCCTGGCAGACGACGGCGCACACGGGGCCGGTCGGCACCTTCCACGGCTTCAAGGGCGTGCCCGGGGCGGACCGCATCGACTGGATCCTGTCGCGCGGCTTCACCGTCAAGCGGGTGGCGACGCTGACCGCCAACCGGGATGGACGCTATCCGTCCGACCATTTCCCGGTCGTGGCGGATATAAGCTTCGAACCCTGA
- a CDS encoding PA0069 family radical SAM protein encodes MAKTRPVRGATVNRESTRFSLPERQADGDWLDDREGIDGAPPPLRTTVTVERPKTIITRNQSPDVPFDRSINPYRGCEHGCIYCFARPTHAYHDLSPGLDFESKLFAKPEAATLLRAELAKRGYVCRPIAFGTNTDPYQPIESDWRITRSCIELLAECNHPITITTKSDRVTRDLDLLAPMAAKGLAAVMVSVTSLNPKVARTVEPRAPHPERRLAAVAKLAAAGVPTVVSIAPVIPAITDHEMEHLIERAAEAGAYGAGFIPVRLPFEVAPLFEAWLDAHFPDRKAKVMATIGSLRDGRRNDPEFFTRMRGSGPWAELLRTRFQIACRKHGLNRERRPLRTDLFRPPQGPQGELFG; translated from the coding sequence ATGGCCAAGACGCGACCCGTCCGCGGTGCCACCGTCAACCGCGAGAGCACCCGCTTCAGCCTGCCCGAACGGCAGGCCGACGGCGACTGGCTCGACGATCGCGAAGGGATCGACGGCGCGCCGCCACCGCTGCGCACCACCGTCACCGTCGAGCGGCCGAAGACGATCATCACCCGCAACCAGTCGCCCGACGTGCCGTTCGACCGCTCGATCAACCCCTATCGCGGCTGCGAGCACGGCTGCATCTACTGTTTCGCGCGGCCGACCCATGCCTATCACGACCTGTCGCCCGGGCTCGACTTCGAATCGAAGCTGTTCGCCAAGCCTGAGGCCGCAACCTTGCTCCGCGCCGAGCTGGCGAAGCGCGGCTATGTCTGCCGTCCGATCGCGTTCGGCACCAACACCGATCCCTATCAACCGATCGAGAGCGACTGGCGCATCACGCGGAGCTGCATCGAGCTGCTCGCCGAGTGCAACCATCCGATCACCATCACCACCAAGTCCGACCGCGTGACGCGCGACCTCGACCTGCTGGCGCCGATGGCAGCGAAGGGGCTGGCCGCAGTGATGGTGTCGGTGACCTCGCTCAATCCCAAGGTAGCGCGTACCGTGGAACCGCGCGCGCCTCACCCGGAGCGCCGGCTGGCGGCGGTGGCGAAGCTCGCCGCGGCGGGCGTGCCGACCGTCGTCTCGATCGCGCCCGTCATCCCCGCGATCACCGACCATGAGATGGAGCATCTGATCGAACGCGCCGCCGAGGCGGGTGCCTATGGCGCCGGCTTCATCCCCGTGCGCCTGCCCTTCGAGGTCGCGCCGCTGTTCGAAGCCTGGCTCGATGCCCATTTTCCCGACCGCAAGGCCAAGGTGATGGCGACGATCGGCTCGCTTCGCGACGGCCGGCGCAACGATCCCGAGTTCTTCACGCGGATGCGCGGCAGCGGCCCCTGGGCCGAGCTGCTGCGCACCCGCTTCCAGATCGCCTGCCGCAAGCATGGCCTCAACCGCGAGCGCAGGCCGCTGCGCACCGATCTGTTCCGCCCGCCGCAAGGTCCGCAAGGGGAGCTGTTCGGATGA
- a CDS encoding VOC family protein yields the protein MARLNYVELPVRDIAGVRDFYETAFGWRFAEFGPSYAATVSGDVDMGLQGDSGEWTAQLLPVIQVEDLEDALAKVRAAGGVVTRPIFAFPGGRRFHFRDPQGHELAAMAPDK from the coding sequence ATGGCGAGGTTGAACTATGTCGAGCTGCCGGTGCGGGATATCGCCGGCGTGAGAGACTTTTACGAAACGGCGTTCGGATGGCGCTTCGCCGAGTTCGGGCCGAGCTATGCCGCGACCGTGAGCGGTGACGTCGACATGGGGCTGCAGGGCGACTCGGGCGAATGGACCGCGCAGCTGCTGCCGGTGATCCAGGTCGAGGATCTGGAGGATGCGCTGGCGAAGGTGAGGGCGGCGGGTGGCGTGGTGACGCGGCCGATCTTCGCCTTCCCAGGCGGACGGCGCTTTCACTTTCGCGATCCGCAGGGGCACGAGCTGGCGGCGATGGCGCCGGACAAATAG
- a CDS encoding YbjN domain-containing protein, whose translation MKSWMLAAAMLTAAPAMAEDKADKMLDLSNPEVVAAAVRDAGYKAELKTNSKGEPYISSSTNGSDFTVEFYGCEGVKNCGSFQFYSWYKKDPFYTLELVNEWNAKKRFMKIAIDGDGDLAQYMDFTAVGQSSQKAFADMLDWYTVMDADLSKFLSEKRAAAAKPAS comes from the coding sequence ATGAAATCTTGGATGTTGGCGGCGGCGATGCTCACCGCTGCACCGGCTATGGCCGAGGACAAGGCCGACAAGATGCTCGACCTCTCCAACCCGGAGGTGGTCGCCGCGGCAGTGCGTGACGCCGGCTACAAGGCCGAGCTCAAGACCAACAGCAAGGGCGAGCCTTATATCTCCAGCTCGACCAACGGCTCCGATTTCACCGTCGAGTTCTACGGCTGCGAAGGCGTGAAGAACTGCGGCTCCTTCCAGTTCTACAGCTGGTACAAGAAGGACCCGTTCTACACGCTCGAGCTGGTCAATGAGTGGAACGCGAAGAAGCGCTTCATGAAGATCGCGATCGATGGCGATGGCGACCTCGCGCAGTACATGGATTTCACCGCGGTGGGGCAGAGCAGCCAGAAGGCGTTCGCCGACATGCTCGACTGGTATACGGTGATGGATGCCGATCTCAGCAAGTTCCTGAGCGAGAAGCGCGCGGCGGCGGCGAAGCCGGCGTCATAG
- a CDS encoding LLM class flavin-dependent oxidoreductase: MKKIGFLSFGHWSPSPQSATRTAADVLLQSIDLAVAAEELGADGAYFRVHHFARQLASPFPLLAAIGARTRRIEIGTGVIDMRYENPFYMAEDAGAADLISGGRLQLGISRGSPEQVIDGWRHFGYAPAEGQSDADMGRRHAEVFLDLLKGEGFAQPNPRPMFPNPPGLLRLEPHSEGLRERIWWGSASNATAVWAAQMGMNLQSSTLKADETGEPFHVQQAKQIRAYREAWKDAGHAREPRVSVSRSIFALVDDRDRAYFGRDDSSDQIGIIDNMRAVFGRSYAAEPDRLVEQLKADEAIAEADTLLLTVPNQLGVEYNAHVIEAILKHVAPALGWR; this comes from the coding sequence ATGAAGAAGATCGGCTTCCTCTCGTTCGGACACTGGTCCCCATCCCCTCAGTCGGCGACGCGGACCGCCGCCGACGTGCTGCTGCAGTCGATCGACCTCGCGGTGGCGGCGGAGGAATTGGGCGCGGACGGCGCTTACTTCCGGGTCCATCACTTCGCGCGGCAGCTCGCCTCGCCCTTCCCCCTGCTGGCGGCGATCGGCGCGCGCACCAGACGCATCGAGATCGGCACCGGCGTGATCGACATGCGCTACGAGAACCCCTTCTACATGGCGGAGGATGCCGGCGCGGCGGACCTGATCAGCGGCGGGCGGCTCCAGCTCGGCATCAGCCGCGGCTCGCCCGAGCAGGTGATCGATGGCTGGCGCCATTTCGGCTACGCGCCGGCGGAAGGGCAGAGCGACGCCGACATGGGCCGCCGCCATGCCGAGGTCTTCCTCGATCTGCTGAAGGGCGAAGGCTTCGCGCAGCCCAATCCGCGCCCGATGTTCCCCAATCCGCCAGGCCTGCTGCGCCTCGAGCCCCATTCGGAGGGATTGCGCGAGCGCATCTGGTGGGGTTCCGCATCCAACGCGACCGCGGTCTGGGCCGCCCAAATGGGCATGAACCTGCAGAGCTCGACGCTGAAGGCTGACGAGACCGGCGAGCCGTTCCACGTCCAGCAGGCGAAGCAGATCCGCGCCTATCGCGAGGCCTGGAAGGACGCCGGCCATGCCCGCGAGCCGCGCGTCTCCGTCTCACGGTCGATCTTCGCGCTCGTCGACGATCGCGACCGCGCCTATTTCGGACGCGACGACAGCAGCGACCAGATCGGCATCATCGACAACATGCGCGCCGTGTTCGGGCGATCCTACGCCGCCGAGCCCGACCGGCTGGTGGAGCAGCTGAAGGCGGACGAGGCGATCGCCGAGGCGGACACGCTGCTGCTCACCGTCCCCAACCAGCTCGGCGTCGAGTATAACGCCCACGTCATCGAGGCCATATTGAAGCACGTGGCGCCCGCTCTCGGATGGCGGTGA
- the moaB gene encoding molybdenum cofactor biosynthesis protein B, whose protein sequence is MDETSIDETGAFRPVRIAVLTVSDTRTPDTDRSGDALVERLTAAGHELADRLIVPDDVAAITARLAAWIDDPEVDCVITTGGTGVTGRDVTPEALERVQDKPIPGFGELFRLLSYQKIGTSTVQSRACACVARGTYIFALPGSTGAVRDGWDGILASQLDIRHKPCNFVELMPRLKER, encoded by the coding sequence CCGGTCCGGATCGCGGTGCTCACCGTATCGGATACCCGTACGCCTGACACCGACCGCTCAGGCGACGCGCTGGTCGAACGGCTGACCGCTGCCGGCCACGAGCTCGCCGACCGCCTGATCGTGCCCGACGACGTCGCCGCGATCACCGCCAGGCTCGCCGCCTGGATCGACGACCCCGAGGTCGACTGCGTGATCACCACCGGCGGCACCGGCGTCACCGGCCGCGACGTCACGCCCGAAGCGCTGGAGCGGGTGCAGGACAAGCCGATCCCCGGCTTCGGCGAGCTGTTCCGCCTGCTGAGCTATCAGAAGATCGGCACCTCGACGGTACAGTCGCGCGCCTGCGCCTGCGTCGCGCGTGGCACCTACATCTTCGCCCTCCCCGGCTCGACCGGCGCTGTCCGCGACGGCTGGGACGGCATCCTCGCCAGCCAGCTCGACATCCGCCACAAGCCCTGCAATTTCGTCGAGCTGATGCCGCGGCTGAAGGAGCGGTAG